TGAGAATATATAAGGACTATATAATCACTGTTTTTCAGCCCTTCTAACATACCTCGCAATTGGGAACGACATGGAAAGCACCAAGCATACAATGACTTTCCAACTTCCTCCCACAATTTCAGAGACCCACACAAACGCGACGGTGTAGACTGATATGGATGACATCCCTGAGGTTGAAGCACGAAATTGGTTCAGTCTCGTACCGATGGTTCTTACTTAGCTCATATGATTACCAACAATGAACCACATGATGGAGAATGTCATAATGTTGGGCATCAGAGTAATTATGATCCCGGAGCAAAACAACAGTTGGCTGAAGATGGTGATGGCTTGCTTTCGTCCAAAATTATCGGAAACCACGCCAGCCAGAAAGGTTCCAATGGCATATCCACCGAAGAGGCTCAGCTTGGATAAGGCTAGAAATACAGAGGACTACAGATTTGACACATTGCGTTATTTGAACATAAATGATAAAATTATTCATATGAACAAATTTGTTCGTACTGGATCAAAGTGCTGTAAGGGTGACGAACTTACGTTCCCAATAGTGTTTCTCACAAACCAAGCCATATCGCATGGTGACcgtgttttgaaaaatggatctATCAAAGACATATTTTGGACAGCCTTCCTCGCATTGGTTGATGGTCTCATTCGATTGTCCGTTGGCTTCACACCAGAAATCCTCCTTGACGGTGGCAAAGATCATTGCAAAGATATGAGCGCATCCCGGTAAACTCAAGAAGAACATCAAGGCCACGCGTTTTATCTGCCAAGCTCCAAATGTGTCCAAGATGTCCCCAATCTTGATAGTCGATCCAGGATTCTTCGGATTGAGATCGGTTTCTTCGTTTGCAGGCTCGACACTTTCGATGTTAAGCCTTGCCATTTTGCTAGGATACTGATGCAAGTATCAAGTTTGTACTGAAGTAGTGCTATATACTGTCAGGTGCGGATGGATTGCGCGAGGCCCCGCATAATGAAGTTGCCCACAGACCTCTATCACTAGAGATCGATGATCTTCCCATTATTTGAAGGCTTCGTTTGTGAGTTAATCAACAATTCGCAATGATATACAATATTATTCAAGGACTTCGCCACGACCTGAAAATAAAAACGCGCGAAATATGATTTGTTTATACGCCATTCGATTATTTCTTGTATTTGAACTcaaaaacgccaaaacaaGGGCAATTCTTGATGTAAAAGACCTATTTCATGCTACGGCAGACATGTTGGCAAAAGTTTTAGCAATacaagattttgttttttttgcgataccaatttgaaaccaaagtgATATTGATGCGGAAATGGAGCtttaaaaatgtgcaaatctTTAGTCTGTGGTATTTCATCCACGTCCACTAAGTGAAGCGTTCCCTCATCTCATTCCGTTTCAGGAGTCCAAACGTGATTTACTTCAATTTTACGAAACACCTCAAATTTCTAAGAAAAGATCCCTAGACTATAGTTCAAAGAAGGCAATCACTTATACAATTGGGGTATTGTAGGGAGTTACGGCTATTAACATGGCAATGAGATCCAGCTGCTTCAAAATATAAACATTGAATATCACTCAGTTTATAGTTGAATcgttcaaattttgcaatctTGTCACCACTCGGagacattcatttcattctttatttTACGAGGAACCATTGTCTATTGTACTTCTTTGCTCATTGACATTTTAAAAATAAGTGCCTTAAAAATAGCCTTGTTCGTGCCTgattggaatgaaaaagtatTCGGTTTTATACTTCCTCAGATTCACAGTTAAAAACCTTGATGTTCCCTTTGGATGTTACAATAGTCTTAGCAGTATCCCAACATTTGACAAGAGAATATGTTATTGATACTTTAGGATCAGACATCTTGAAGTTAATAAAGGCTAGAGTGGAAGAAGTAATACTGCCACTCTCCCATAAAACTTTCAACACTGATGGAAAGATCAATTTACACCATTTCTGAGAGGgtaaaaagcatttcaaaccTACACTAACAACCAATTGGATCAAGCAAATTTTCCGAAGAAGCACTAGAAGATTGCGAAAggccaaaattttcaaaagtagcGATTTCCGAAACTCAATAATGGTCACCAAACAAAAGTATGGACATTCGCTCGACATTTATGTTATTTTTCGAATTTAAATATGCTTTCTTGTCTTAATTCCCAATCTCAATTTCATCTGTGAGCCATACCCACAAAATCTTGTACTAGTTTTTGATGCAAAGGTAAAACAAGCTGATTTAACCAGTAGTTCTAATTACTCTCTAGATTCTTTCTATAAGTGCGTTGAACGAACGACCAACAGCAGACCCatcacaaagctcttcaaaccCCTTTTAATTTTAAAAGCGCTTGTCGTGAAAGTGGCCTTGAAACGAGATATTAATCTTTCCTTCCATATCTAAAGAAGACATTTTAAGTTAGCTCTTTCAACAGTCTTAGGAGTAACTCTAAATTCGACAAATTACCTTTATTCATTACTGCTTAGAACCGCCTAATCATTTTAGAAACAAGTTCAGGTTGCTCGTTcaagagaagcaaaaaaagatgatggagaaaacaataataatgaaatgtaaaaattgaaacaaaacagCCACGAACAAGAAACAATAATACCCCTCTCCCACGATACTTTCAATAACGATGGAAATAACACTTAACCCTATTTCTTATTTATACATTCAACCAactttgtaaatatttttacatttttacgACATGGTACGACCAAGAGTTGTAATAAATAACAGTTATTATTTACACGCAACCTCAAGGATAAAAAAGCATCTTAAAGTACGTTGAAGTTTTCGTCAACAAACATGCATGAGAATTGCTTCAAGGAGCCCATTGAACGTCCGATCGATGGCAGACCAAAGAAAACCATGGCCAAGGCTAAAATAACTCGCTCCAAACAATGTCTTTTGGGTTGGAATTATCTCTCTCGTTGCTCGATTTCTTTCATGGAACTTGGTGGAGGCAGTGTGCCCGTTTCTGGCAAGGAGCAAGCCAAACATCCGGCAATCAAGCACATTCCAGAGAAGACCATGAATGGCAAACCAGGGTGGATCTCAATTAAGTACGCGATAAAAGCGCACCCTGCTCCACCGATTCGTCCCATCAATGAGCTCGAACCTACGCCAAAATTCCTAAAGAACATCTGAGTAAAATTATTCCCGTTATGAGATATGCAACATATATCTAACCTGATAGCGGTTGGATACATTTCAGCCGTATATAGCCATATAATGgagaaaatgcaagaaagGCACATTATCGTCAAGACAACCAGGCCTGATAAAACCGATCTTTGCGTGGGATCCAATGGGTCCAACGTTGAACATAATCCACAAGTCACAGCAGTAATGAGGAACATGATGATAAATGGATATTTCCGAGTCAAAAATTTGGCAAGGATCAGGAATCCAGCAATTTTTCCCATGAAACCAAAAATTCTGgaaaattattcttttttttgttttaagcaaGCATAAAATCCTTCACTTATTTTCTAGCCTTACCCTGTTAATGCCATGTTAAGGAAAAGCGATCCCGTAAGACTTTTCATGTTCATGCTTATTGAGTATAGCACAAATGCGACCGTGatccaacaaaaaaacatggtgAATGCCCTTGTTCTTAGCAAGGGCTTGGTCAAGATGAAACTGAAATGGTCCACATCGTCTGAGATTGCATGTTTAGTTAACTCACCACActtgaatgaaattggatcaaactGCAATTTCTTGGATTTGGCTATTTTAGTCAATGTGCAGATAGCTTCCTCCAgtttttcggtttttttctGTGAGACGAGCCATCGTGGACTTTCAGGAATCAGGATAAGCAAAATGGGTGTGATAAGGTGTAATCCCGCGAAAACTTGATGGTATGCTCTATAGTCACGAACCCAATAAGCAAACGAAATGCCAAGCAAGCTAGAAAAGGAAAACGGTCAAATCGAAGGCCTGTTTCAGAATACAGGGTGCTACCAAAAGAAAGAGACCAACCAATAATGTCTCTAACGCTTGCATGGTTAATTGTTTAGgtcatggacttctagagttGTGAAGTgtgaacggaagccaaaatttcgtgtctcctaaaccgttcatcttattccaaataaacacttcatacgaccacaagatcttgttgaatagatgaacttgaccaaatttgagcccaaatctatgcttaggaaactcaggagacatgttcaaagttatgtagtaaacattacataaaattcaaattttcggcctactcttggtcagctacataaggTTTTGCcgacataactttgaagcgatgcattttacaagtaaatgatatagaaatgacctacctttaattcaAGAGATCTGCGTTtgttattttatcattttaattcaaaaagtggcttaGAGCTGCTATGACTAGGAGCAGGTCGATTTGGAGGGAAGGttgtttgcagtccatatttctggaAGTTCGTGTTTAGGTAAATGAATCGTTTGAAGCCCAAGGCTATTCGAAAGAGAGCAATACTTTCCAAAACGCGGACTTTCATCAATGGCATTTTTGTTCAGCTTAACCCATGGCTTGTTGCGTCTTAAAAGGGAAAGGTTGACGATACAAACGCTCTTCGTTCCAAAATAAGCCTTAATATGAAGGCTCTTTGTTGTGCAAGAGCTAACAAAATTATTGTTATTGTGCATTAGCAAGTTGGCTGATCAACCATATGCCGTTGAACTGAAATTGTTTCGACCTTCCAATCAAGAGTCATACGAGACACGATTAGAAGTTCCGTTTCTTCTGAAACACCCTGCATAAACGTTAGCACCATAAATTTACGCACAGTCCCAAGGAGAAGATAATGCCTGTCATCAAGGTGACAACAATCTTGGAATCTTGAGCGGCAAGTTCCAAACTCCAGACAAATCCCACGGTGAATACAGCAATACACGACACACCTAAATTTGGAAGGAAAGCTTCAGTTTAAAGATTCCCCGTAATGGTGGGCTGAATATGGATCTTTTCTCATCACCAACAATGAACCAGAGAATGGTAAATCCGAGAAAGGTGGGCATGAAAGTGACCATGATCCCTGAACAAAGAAGAGCCTGAGAGGAGATAATAAGGCCCGTTTTCCGTCCAAAATTATCCGAGATGATGCCAACCACGAACGTTCCGACACCATATCCTCCAAAAAGACTCAGTTTGGCCAAGGCTGGAACATTTTGAAACGTTAAATAGTTGCTTGAtacttcaattgaaatttcaaatcaatcagTTGAATCTTCAGCAAAATTTCAGGTCAGCCTTTTATTCAAAGGCGAGCcaaatctgccaactctaTGATaattggtggatcagatataaTGTTTGGTTTCACCTGCAACAACAATCACGTTGAATACAATTAAAATGTATAGTGAATTGGAAAGATCAGGGCAAAAAATTGGACTTGTTCCTAATGGCTTCAATGAAGTTTGTGGCTTTGAATCTTGTTTTACGTATTTGCAATGTTTCATGGTTTCAATTTCTATTCAATATGGTTGGACCAAAATGCCTCATTTATTACCAAGTTATAAGATCGGAAGAGCGAGTAGTTaaagagggcaaaaaattGGACTTGTTCCTAATGGCTTCAATGAAGTTGCTCTTCCGATCTCTTGTTTTACGTATTTGCAATGTTTCATGGTTTCAATTTCTATTCAATATGGTTGGACCAAAATGCCTCATTTATTACCAAGTTATAAGCACCCATATGTAAGTAGTTAAAGAGAATGATTATCACCTTCAACTAATATAGTGCAACAGGAAAGGGTGATTGTCATAGGAAATACCGAATAATTGCAGATACTTTAATTGTCTAAGACCCCACCAACATCCTCCAACACACTCCTAAACAAAGGGAAAGACTGGTTCATCACGGAATATTTATCTTATTCACTCGTCACCGGAAATTATAACAGAACGAGTTTTTCCTAGTTATTGGGTTCAATCTTAAATAGTTTCTTTTTAATCCATAATCACTGTGCATGGCCAATGTGTTTCGCAATTGGCCTAATCTATCTATGCAAGGACAATTAATGATGGCAAATATCATATTGAATGGCTTGGAGATTACTCTCCCGGTAGTGGTTAGATATCCTGACAAGGAAATGTACGAACTCACTCTCCAAGTATTGACGCTCACAAATCAATCCATAATCCATTCGAATAGAGTTGTAGAATTCACTTTGATCAAATTCATACTTGGCGCAATCTTTTACACAAATGTTGAGGGTCTCGTTTGATTTGCCAAGAGCTGCGCACCAAAAATCTTGTTGATAAGTGGCAAAAGGCATGGCGGTCATGAGCGTTCCTCCTGGCATCAAGATGAGACACACTATAGCTAAGCGTTTGATTTGCCAAGCATTCAAATCACAAAGAACATCTTCAATCTGGCTTTCTTGggttttattctcttcaaGTTGAGGAGAGCAGAGAGTCTTCTTCTCTTGTTCTTTCTGTTCCAAAGGATCCATATTGATTAACGGAATAGGGGAACACAAACTGCTTATCGGCAGACTGAGAAAAGCGATTTATTTTGGGAcaaatgctctcaaaactgATTTGCGAATTAATACTAAAATGTTGCAATTGCTTTATGACTCCATTTTTGTGAGTTTTATGACAGAATTGTCAAACAACTACGGCAAAGTGAAGCCATCTTTAGACAAAATAAGAAAGGTTAGCTCGTCAGTCTGGCACAGGGTAGATCACTTGTATTTGGACATAACAAACACATAGCTTAAAAACGAATTGAAACATTAGACTTGTTCCTTTCGACATTGTCTTGATTTAAATTCACGACAGGGACACCAAACACATTGACGAATGAAGTAAATGCCAAATTTATAGCCgatgaaaaatagaaaaggTTCTTAGGTTGCCCCAAAAGCGTGCGGTTTATTTTCATGGTCCATTAGATGATttggtttgcaaaagaaaatcttATATCCTAAGCAACCTAATCAAGACAAACCCTCAAGATTATGGAATGTAATCTACCAAAGAAACATTGATTTATTATGGATCAAAAACTTCAAATAGAGCGccatatttcatcaaaaccaatACATAAATTTGACAATACCAAAGACTACATGATGTAAGGGAAAAGGAAGGTGCTTCAGGTCAAAGGAGCCTACTGATAAGGCAAGCGCAAtgccaaaaagaaacaaatcccACGTGCCTTGTCATAAATAAAACTCTTATCTGCCCGGGCAAGTGTAAAATACGCCAAAAGGGAGCCAAAATGTCAAAGCTGGAAACGTTACCCATGTGAACACTTTGGTTAGGGTGGAGAAGATCTTGAAATAGCCAAAGAAGGCAAATGCTTGtcgaaaaaatcaagattaTGTACATAACTTGGATGCCTGGTATAATTTTTTTCGTTTAGTTATGATAACTCATAAAAGCACTGACATATACGAGTACatattagtgatgggatcaatcaaatttccaaaatcaggatcgccagaaagctaggaaagtcaaagcacgggcccTTTCTgacgtatcgtagaatattaggctttaccaaaaacgtgaccctgctttgatcggagaaaaatcagggttactttttttgtgattaactaacgtgttttcgattttcctctagtaatgccgtatgccattgaaaatgtaagttggtagccctacttgcaacctccggcgattttttgtttgatccccatcagtagtgcATATGCGGCGGAAAAGAGAATTCTTTGGTGTTTAATATTTTAGCACAATGCTTTAACATTCACTAAAGCACATTTATGAAGCTAAAAAAGTCAACAGTAACTTACTTCATACTAAGCTTTTGCACTTGAGAAAAGTATACAattacaaaattgaaagacgCCGTATTGCTATGGttgtaaaaaaagtaaaaattcaaatcaattatCAAGGCCTTTCTTGCTATTCAATGAGCTTcttaaaaattcaattcctGCTCAAAGATACTTTTACAATGTGTTGGTAAGACGCAAATTAAATCTACGTACAAATAGTAGAAATCAATGTAGaacatttcaagatacttTTCAACCTCTtgaaactgcaaaaaaaaatatttttagaacaaacaaaaacttttCCTGTCGATATTTTCACACCTCAATTTCACTGTCTTACCCTGTCCGTCTGGCTTCGTGAGTAGCGAACAATGAAATTCAGGAAAAGCTAGATGATTTATTGCTGAGAGGAGCTGAACAGGAGGTGCATTCTTCTTTTCTATTCAACATGAGCAGACCAAGGAGGTCGTTTTCCTTCTAAATTCTTAAGTATAGTTTGCAACAAATCTTGAACTTTCTCTTCCGCCAAATCATACGCTTTTCCTAAATCCAAAAGACTGCTTCAATTTTCACTATTGCACTTGCCAAGAGAACGAGTCGTATCCAGAGTTTTCATTGGGAGCACCCTTTTAGAACCAAAATTCATTGGATTAGCATTGCACAATTGCTACCTTTTCAGTTGTAGTagaaaaaccacaacaaataTGTTATCATTTTTCTTAGCTTTGCTTTCCCTGTGTCACTGTTtttagaaaaagaaagaaacaacaaaataAGTTGAACTTGTACTAACATGTAAGAGGATACAAGCCCAGAAAGGtgaaggaacaaaaaatatatgttttgaagaatttttcaAAGTGGTCCAGATTGTCGGAATTGCGAATATCGACCGATTGCGAGCTGGGGTCTTTTTTTCCAACGAACAATAAACATCTTCATAGAAGAGTCATCAAGCATAATATTTAGTCCATCCCGAACAATGATAACTTAGCTCGATCTCAGCTATCTTAACCAAGGATATAACTAGAATACAGCAATCTTAAAACAGATCCTCTAGTCACATATATCCTCGTAAAGTGACAAAACCCTTGTTTGatgattgatctttttttttgttttttcacgtgcttttctaaccgctacacaGGAATGGAACCccagtaccattaaaatgaaaggttatgattcgtctatttatctactttatcaaaggccttggcaaaatcaagatagacaacgTCAACTTGTGTCTTTCCaatccctcaatgacctgctctaaatacTCCGTCAGTTGGGCAACCGTGCTAAATTGggctcggaacccatgctggctaggaggaaggacatcaaTAAACTCTACAAATtggaacttcatgatcttatGAAACACCTTCGGGTCCTCAGCCGTCTGGGGGAAGGTTCTTCCGCATGGAGGCGGCTACTAACGGCTGTGCCATGTGTGattgccggatggtggctgttgactagcTTTTAATTGATCttttgtggaggtatttataataagggaaaatgtctatggcgagtatgaCGATGGGAGCAAGAGTAATAtgtaaatggaaattggttattggtgactagaatataacactCATCCATTTATTGGTAGAGTCCGGATTTGACTAAAAACAAATCTTAAAAGTAACATCTCTGGATATTCCGCTAAAAAACGATCCCGATGTTCAAAGTTGTGGTTAGATCAAATTTCatgatctttcatttcaattacaCCAGAGATTCCATTTCATGCAGAGTTAGTAAGGCCGGTGAaaacccaaatcaaaagacaaTTGCTGAAAACTTCTGGCTGTGGACTTAATTGTTCATGTGATCATGCTGTACGGAATTAGATAAAAAGGTCCACTAAAACGAAGAGCAAGTAATGACGAAAGCAGATACGGGCCCAAGTGAtccaaaatttaaaaatgttcCTAAGTGTAAAAGTTAGAAAAGAACagtcgagagagagagaaaaaggccTTATAAGAAGGAAAATGGGTTAATAACTGGGAAAAAGGTCAGAAATATCTTTAACTTCTCGTTTTGGGGTCTActtattgggacattgaagcaagaaaaGACATGGTACATCGCAATTTTTGCGAAGCCACTAAAGCTTTGGGCCTTAGCagttctttgttaaggaaTCAAATTACATTTCCAGGTCACTTATTCATGAAGGAAGTTGTTCAACTAACAATGCATTTTAGTAAAAGTCACAGTTTTTATTCATTAAGCTACACAAGACATACTtaattttgctacttttaaagTTTCCTACTTTTACAAATGTGTGCGCAAAACCTAAGAATTTTTTTGTGTAATCGGATgacttgtattttgtttttcattatctttataGTATTAAAAACTTGGACAATGGCCTCCCAAAAAATGGTGACGTAAaactcggaaaaataacttgttttgtcGTCAAGCAACAAACCTAGAGATTTGAATGCGAGTAGTTATCTGCACACAAGTTACCGTGAAGAGTTACTATTAAAAATAGGTCTGGCAAATGTCTAGAATTTATCCTCAGGgccaaaacaagttattttttcgACCTTAAGCTAATGAGTCATCAGACAGCTGTTGCTTAAAGTACCCAATGACTTTTAAGCAGCTCcttttgaaggcatttttgtaccttttaTGTTTTCCCCactctttcaaaaacaaagaaacaaatattattaagaagaatgaaaatgactCGACCTATTTTGAGACATATTTCGCAGAGAGCACAATTAACACTTAAAGCCTTGGCTTTCTGATATAAATGTGATGACAatcaatgacatatttttttcatttatcacGATCCTCAATCTCTTTGATAGAAGTGGGTAAGGGATGGTGTCCCGTTTCCGGCAGCAACAAAGCTAAAACTGCAGCCACAAAGCACATTCcggaaaagacaaaaaacggTACGCTTGTATGGATCGCAGCCAAGTATACCACGAGGGTGCTTCCAGCGCCACCAATGCGAGCCATAAACGAACTAAGGCCAACTCCAAAATTTCTAAAGGGATTCAAAATCACCAATCAACACTCTTAGGTTGTTTTAGAGACAGGTTTGAGATTACTTACCTGATTCCGGTTGGATAGAGTTCAGCCGTATATAGccaaatgatggaaaatgtGCATGAAAGACTGGTTGCAGAGAGGAGGACCAGGGCGGACAAGGTTGTACTTTGCCAGGGAACTCTATTGTCCAACAAAGGGCAAAGGCCGCAACCCACAGCGCCAATGAGTAAGGATCCGACAAATGGGAACTTTCGAATCGAGAACTTGGTCATCAAAAGGTAGCCCAACAAGCGACCAGGGATGCTCAAGAAGCTAAAAAATCCATAGTAAAGTTAGTGACATTTTATCTTTTAAAGTTCATATGATTTTGTTCATATCCAAGAAATCATGGAATAATTAGAACTTCAATACGTTGAGGATCATCAACAgataaccattttgaaaataacatGGTCCACTGTCGGATAGGGAAACCCGTCAAAAGTAGAATTGTATgcaatattttgttcaaaactacGAAACGAAACATTGGGTAGAAATTGGGTCTACCCATTATTTCAACGAGGGAATCATGACTCAAAAATGGTTCTCTTTGTCAATGCTAAACGTGTTGACTAAATCACTTTTGTTTATAGGAAATACCAATGTAACGCAAGTCTAATGTTATCTAAGAATAGTTAAATTTCCAAACTAATCTTCTTgtgaagtggaaaaaaaaccaatgagTTAAACTTGGATGGAAGGAGCAAAAGTGTAAACAATGTGCCGAGCCATCCTGCACCGTGCAAGGCTataatttgtcatttgatttaATTAACGgctcttttttcaaaccatttcctGATAACTGTTGTGAAAACCAGACTAAGCATTTAGTTGGTCTCGAATTTAAAACAATAATCTCGatttaacaatatttcacGGAAAACCAAGCATATTGTTAAATTGAGATCTGTTTAGAT
This DNA window, taken from Tigriopus californicus strain San Diego chromosome 9, Tcal_SD_v2.1, whole genome shotgun sequence, encodes the following:
- the LOC131886722 gene encoding solute carrier family 22 member 15-like isoform X1 — its product is MVTFMPTFLGFTILWFIVGVSCIAVFTVGFVWSLELAAQDSKIVVTLMTGIIFSLGLLLGISFAYWVRDYRAYHQVFAGLHLITPILLILIPESPRWLVSQKKTEKLEEAICTLTKIAKSKKLQFDPISFKCGELTKHAISDDVDHFSFILTKPLLRTRAFTMFFCWITVAFVLYSISMNMKSLTGSLFLNMALTGIFGFMGKIAGFLILAKFLTRKYPFIIMFLITAVTCGLCSTLDPLDPTQRSVLSGLVVLTIMCLSCIFSIIWLYTAEMYPTAIRLDICCISHNGNNFTQMFFRNFGVGSSSLMGRIGGAGCAFIAYLIEIHPGLPFMVFSGMCLIAGCLACSLPETGTLPPPSSMKEIEQRER
- the LOC131886722 gene encoding solute carrier family 22 member 15-like isoform X2 → MVTFMPTFLGFTILWFIVGVSCIAVFTVGFVWSLELAAQDSKIVVTLMTGIIFSLGLLLGISFAYWVRDYRAYHQVFAGLHLITPILLILIPESPRWLVSQKKTEKLEEAICTLTKIAKSKKLQFDPISFKCGELTKHAISDDVDHFSFILTKPLLRTRAFTMFFCWITVAFVLYSISMNMKSLTGSLFLNMALTGIFGFMGKIAGFLILAKFLTRKYPFIIMFLITAVTCGLCSTLDPLDPTQRSVLSGLVVLTIMCLSCIFSIIWLYTAEMYPTAIRNFGVGSSSLMGRIGGAGCAFIAYLIEIHPGLPFMVFSGMCLIAGCLACSLPETGTLPPPSSMKEIEQRER